In Triticum urartu cultivar G1812 chromosome 6, Tu2.1, whole genome shotgun sequence, the following proteins share a genomic window:
- the LOC125513635 gene encoding hydroxycinnamoyltransferase 2 has translation MKITVRGSTVVVPAEETPRLRLWNANPDLVVPRFHTPSVYFFRRGAGEGEEAGRYFDAERMRRALAEALVPFYPMAGRLARDEDGRVEIDCNAEGVLFVEADAPDGTVDDFGDFAPTMDLKRLIPAVDFTGGISSYPLLVVQVTHFKCGGVALGIGMQHHVADGFSGLHFINSWADLCRGVPIAVMPFIDRTLLRARDPPTPSHPHIEYQPAPAMLDSEEPQALTAKPEAPPTAVDIFKLSRADLGRLRAQLPTGEGAPRFSTYAVLGAHVWRCASLARGLSPEQPTKLYCATDGRQRLQPPLPEGYFGNVIFTATPLAVAGKVTGSLADGATTIQAALEVMDNEYCRSALDYLEMQPDLSALVRGAHTFRCPNLGLTSWVRLPIHDADFGWGRPVFMGPGGIAYEGLAFVLPSASRDGSLSVAISLQAEHMEKFRKMIFDF, from the exons ATGAAGATCACGGTGCGGGGATCGACGGTCGTGGTGCCGGCGGAGGAGACGCCGCGGCTCCGGCTGTGGAACGCCAACCCGGACCTGGTCGTGCCGCGGTTCCACACGCCGAGCGTCTACTTCTTCCGGCGCGgcgcgggggagggggaggaggcgggCCGCTACTTCGACGCGGAGCGGATGCGCCGGGCGCTGGCGGAGGCGCTGGTGCCCTTCTACCCGATGGCGGGGCGGCTGGCCCGCGACGAGGACGGGCGCGTGGAGATCGACTGCAACGCGGAAGGGGTGCTCTTCGTGGAGGCCGACGCGCCCGACGGCACCGTCGACGACTTCGGCGACTTCGCGCCCACCATGGACCTCAAGCGCCTCATCCCCGCCGTCGACTTCACCGGGGGCATCTCCTCCTACCCGCTCCTCGTGGTCCAG GTGACCCACTTCAAGTGCGGAGGCGTCGCCCTCGGCATAGGCATGCAGCACCATGTCGCGGACGGCTTCTCCGGCCTGCACTTCATCAACTCATGGGCCGACCTCTGCCGTGGCGTGCCGATTGCCGTCATGCCGTTCATTGACCGCACCCTCCTCCGCGCACGTGACCCGCCGACCCCTTCCCACCCGCACATCGAGTACCAGCCAGCGCCCGCCATGCTGGACTCGGAGGAGCCGCAGGCCCTCACCGCCAAGCCGGAAGCGCCGCCCACGGCCGTGGACATCTTCAAGCTGTCCCGCGCCGACCTCGGCCGCCTCCGCGCCCAGCTTCCCACAGGCGAGGGCGCGCCGCGGTTCAGCACCTACGCGGTGCTCGGTGCACACGTCTGGCGGTGCGCGTCCCTGGCCCGTGGCCTGTCCCCAGAGCAGCCCACGAAGTTGTACTGCGCCACGGACGGGCGGCAGCGGCTGCAGCCGCCGCTCCCGGAGGGCTACTTCGGCAACGTCATCTTCACGGCCACGCCGCTCGCGGTGGCGGGCAAGGTGACCGGCTCGCTGGCGGACGGCGCGACCACGATCCAGGCGGCGCTGGAGGTGATGGACAACGAGTACTGCCGCTCGGCGCTGGACTACCTGGAGATGCAGCCGGACCTGTCGGCGCTGGTCCGTGGCGCGCACACGTTCCGGTGCCCCAACCTTGGGCTCACCAGCTGGGTGCGCCTGCCCATCCACGACGCCGACTTCGGCTGGGGCCGGCCCGTGTTCATGGGCCCCGGCGGCATCGCGTACGAGGGGCTCGCGTTCGTGCTCCCCAGCGCCAGCCGCGACGGCAGCCTGTCGGTGGCCATCTCGCTGCAGGCCGAGCATATGGAGAAGTTCCGGAAGATGATCTTTGACTTCTGA